A window from Argopecten irradians isolate NY chromosome 3, Ai_NY, whole genome shotgun sequence encodes these proteins:
- the LOC138317168 gene encoding ribosome-binding protein 1-like, which yields MCSLLSANIKTRPVHIGIHRYTNDGDDSKEDEEGQREDNDDKKWQRNGDDDREGRKEDGDDKEGRKEDGDDKEWQKEDGDDKEGQKEDDDDKEGWKEDGDDKEGRKENGDDKDGRKEDGDDKEGRKEDGDDKERRKEDGDDKEGRKENGDDKDGRKEDGDDKEGRKEDGDDKEGRKEDGDDKEGQKEDGDDKEGRKEDGDDKEGRKEDGDDKEGRKEDGDDKEGQKEDGDDKEGRKEDGDDKEGRKEDGDDKEGRKEDGDDKEGRKEDGDDKEGRKEYGDDKRGRKEDGDDKEGRKGNGDDKEGRKKDGDEMRGGKRTEGRKEDGDDKEGRKEDGDDKEGRKKDGDDEGRKEDGDDKEGRKEDGDDKEGRKEDGDDKEGRKEDGDDKEGRKEDGDDKEGRKKDGDDEGRKEDGDDKEGRKEQGDDKEGRKEDGDDKEGRKEDGDDKEGRKEDGDDKEGRKEDGDDKEGRKEDGDDKEGQKEDGDDKEGRKEDGDDKEGRKEDGDDKEGRKEDGDDKEGRKEDGDDKEGRKERTAMTRRGGKGTAMTRRGGKRTAMIRRGGKRTAMIRRGGKRTAMTRRGGKRTAMIRRGGKRTAMTMKRTTRVSNVICTLHGFTHKQPNKVPTGEYGSINNHYWSTKYNI from the exons ATGTGCTCGCTGCTATCAGCTAATATAAAAACCAGGCCAGTCCATATTGGTATACATAGGTATACTAATGATGGTGATGATTCCAag GAAGACGAGGAGGGGCAGAGAGAGGACAACGATGACAAGAAGTGGCAGAGAAATGGCGACGATGACAGGGAGGGGCGGAAAGAGGACGGCGATGACAAGGAGGGGCGGAAAGAGGACGGCGATGATAAGGAGTGGCAGAAAGAGGACGGCGATGACAAGGAGGGGCAGAAAGAGGACGACGATGACAAGGAGGGGTGGAAAGAGGACGGCGATGACAAGGAGGGGAGGAAAGAGAACGGCGATGACAAGGATGGGCGGAAAGAGGACGGCGATGACAAGGAGGGGAGGAAAGAGGACGGCGATGATAAGGAGAGGCGGAAAGAGGACGGCGATGACAAGGAGGGGAGGAAAGAGAACGGCGATGACAAGGATGGGCGGAAAGAGGACGGCGATGACAAGGAGGGGAGGAAAGAGGACGGCGATGATAAGGAGGGGCGGAAAGAGGACGGCGATGACAAGGAGGGGCAGAAAGAGGACGGCGATGACAAGGAGGGGCGGAAAGAGGACGGCGATGACAAGGAGGGGAGGAAAGAGGACGGCGATGATAAGGAGGGGCGGAAAGAGGACGGCGATGACAAGGAGGGGCAGAAAGAGGACGGCGATGACAAGGAGGGGCGGAAAGAGGACGGCGATGACAAGGAGGGGAGGAAAGAGGACGGCGATGATAAGGAGGGGCGGAAAGAGGACGGCGATGATAAGGAGGGGCGGAAAGAGGACGGCGATGACAAGGAGGGGCGGAAAGAGTACGGCGATGACAAAAGAGGGCGGAAAGAGGACGGCGATGACAAGGAGGGGCGGAAAGGGAACGGCGATGATAAGGAGGGGCGGAAAAAGGACGGCGATGAAATGAGGGGCGGAAAGAGGACG GAAGGGCGGAAAGAGGACGGCGATGACAAGGAGGGGCGGAAAGAGGACGGCGATGACAAGGAGGGGCGGAAAAAGGACGGCGATGATGAGGGGCGGAAAGAGGACGGCGATGACAAGGAGGGGCGGAAAGAGGACGGCGATGACAAGGAGGGGCGGAAAGAGGACGGCGATGACAAGGAGGGGCGGAAAGAGGACGGCGATGACAAGGAGGGGCGGAAAGAGGACGGCGATGACAAGGAGGGGCGGAAAAAGGACGGCGATGATGAGGGGCGGAAAGAGGACGGCGATGACAAGGAGGGGCGGAAAGAGCAAGGCGATGACAAGGAAGGGCGGAAAGAGGACGGCGATGACAAGGAGGGGCGGAAAGAGGACGGCGATGACAAGGAGGGGCGGAAAGAGGACGGCGATGACAAGGAGGGGCGGAAAGAGGACGGCGATGACAAGGAGGGGCGGAAAGAGGACGGCGATGACAAGGAGGGGCAGAAAGAGGACGGCGATGACAAGGAGGGGCGGAAAGAGGACGGCGATGACAAGGAGGGGCGGAAAGAGGACGGCGATGACAAGGAGGGGCGGAAAGAGGACGGCGATGACAAGGAGGGGCGGAAAGAGGACGGCGATGACAAGGAGGGGCGGAAAGAGAGGACGGCGATGACAAGGAGGGGCGGAAAGGGGACGGCGATGACAAGGAGGGGCGGAAAGAGGACGGCGATGATAAGGAGGGGCGGAAAGAGGACGGCGATGATAAGGAGGGGCGGAAAGAGGACGGCGATGACAAGGAGGGGCGGAAAGAGGACGGCGATGATAAGGAGGGGCGGAAAGAGGACGGCGATGACGATGAAAAGGACAACACGTGTCTCTAATGTTATTTGCACACTACATGGTTTTACACATAAACAACCTAATAAAGTTCCAACAGGGGAATACGGCAGTATTAATAACCATTACTGGTCTaccaaatataatatataa